The nucleotide window TCCAGCAGGTCGCGGTCGCTGATTTCTTCCACATAGGAAGCGCGGATGCGCTCCATGACTTCCGCGAAGGCGCGTAGTTCCTCAACTGGAACGCCCTGTTTTGCGGCCTGCTGGTCCAGTGCCGGGTCGGCTGCCTGGGCAGAGAAAGAGGCCATGAAAAGCAGGCTGGCAGCCGCCGCCGAGCGGAAGTGCCGGGAAAGCAGTATTGGCATCAGGTGTCCCCGAAGCACGGTGCGGTCCGTGCGTGTTATTGGTTACTGGCTATGGGGGGCAGTGTAACACGGCGGTCGCACCAGCGTGTCGGGTTCACTGCCTTGCCGCGATGGCGTATCTCGAAATACAGACCGCTGGCCATGTTTCCCCCAGAGTTGCCAGCCAGCGCCAGGCTGTCGCCGGCGGCGACCCATTCGCCCACCTCTCGCAGCAGAGCCTGGTTATAACCGTACAGGCTGAGGTAGCCGTCGCCATGGTCGACAATGGTGAGCAGGCCGTAGCCACGCAGCCAGTCAGCGAACACGACCCGGCCTGGATGGATGGCCCTTACCGGGGTGCCGCCAGGGGCGCCAAGAATCACACCCTGCCAACGCAGCGCTCCTTCCCGGCGGCTGTTATAGCTGGTGGTGATGCGTCCTGGCAGCGGCCAGGGTAACTTGCCTGCCAGTTTGCCAAAGGGTTTGCCACCCAGGTCAACGGGGATATCGTCAAAGCTGCGGCGCATTTCATCCAGCAGTTTGCTAAGACGTTGCTGGTCGCTCTTCAGCTGGTTGATATCACTGCCACGGTTGTCCAGAGAGCGATTGAGTATGGCCAGGCTCTGCTGGCGCTGCTGCTGGGCGTCTTCAAGTTTGCTGGCATGACGTTGTATTTCGCTGCGTTTCTCCAGCAGGACCTCACGGGCAGCAGCGACCTTTTGGCTCACGGCCTGCAGCTCGGTCAGCTCGGTCTTTACCGCTTCCAGCCGGTCGGTGCGGGCACGCTGATAGTACTCCTGGTAGCGCATCAGGCGGGCAATCTGGTCGGGCTGCTCCTGATTGAGCAGTAATTTCAGTCGTTCCTGTCGGCCACTCTGGTAGCTGGCGCGAACGGTACGAGCCAGCCACTCCACCTGGGTGCGCTTGTCTTTGGCCAGGGCCGCCTGTTCTTTTTCCAGGGTGTTCAGTCGCGCCCTGGCATCTGCTTCGCGTTTTTCAAGGTCGCGTTGTTCCCGTGCCAGTCGGCTAATGCGTAGTTCGGCTTCC belongs to Alcanivorax sediminis and includes:
- a CDS encoding murein hydrolase activator EnvC family protein; this translates as MPATFLSFRPLAATFSLLLITLLCNVAQAGPTPSKAELEALKSRISELSKAQAKELRERDSLQADLREAELRISRLAREQRDLEKREADARARLNTLEKEQAALAKDKRTQVEWLARTVRASYQSGRQERLKLLLNQEQPDQIARLMRYQEYYQRARTDRLEAVKTELTELQAVSQKVAAAREVLLEKRSEIQRHASKLEDAQQQRQQSLAILNRSLDNRGSDINQLKSDQQRLSKLLDEMRRSFDDIPVDLGGKPFGKLAGKLPWPLPGRITTSYNSRREGALRWQGVILGAPGGTPVRAIHPGRVVFADWLRGYGLLTIVDHGDGYLSLYGYNQALLREVGEWVAAGDSLALAGNSGGNMASGLYFEIRHRGKAVNPTRWCDRRVTLPPIASNQ